In Sciurus carolinensis chromosome 13, mSciCar1.2, whole genome shotgun sequence, a genomic segment contains:
- the C13H2orf49 gene encoding ashwin isoform X4 — protein MAGDVGGHSCTDSELLLHPELLSQEFLLLTLEQKSITVENDVRVNKDDLTDLYVQHAIPLPQRDLPKNRWGKMMEKKREQHEIKNETKRSSTIDGLRKRPLIVFDGNSTSTSIKVRKTENGDNDRLKPPPQNHDLMHKKSPSGTVKSPPLSPVGTTPVKLKRAAPKEEAEAANNLKPPETKRKIQHVTWP, from the exons ATGGCGGGGGATGTGGGCGGACACAGCTGCACGGACTCGGAGCTGCTGCTGCACCCGGAGCTGCTGTCCCAGGagttcctcctcctcaccctggaGCAG aaGAGCATAACTGTTGAAAATGACGTAAGAGTAAACAAAGACGATCTTACTGATCTTTATGTTCAGCATGCCATACCGTTGCCTCAGAGGGATTTGCCAAAGAATAGATGGGGGAAaatgatggaaaagaaaagagaacaacatgagataaaaaatgaaacaaaaag GAGTAGCACTATAGATGGATTAAGGAAAAGACCTCTCATTGTGTTTGATGGAAACTCAACAAGTACAAGCATAAAAGTAAGAAAGACAGAGAATGGAGACAATGATCGACTCAAGCCTCCCCCTCAG AACCATGACTTAATGCATAAAAAAAGTCCTTCAGGCACTGTGAAGTCGCCACCTTTGTCTCCTGTTGGAACTACTCCTGTGAAGTTAAAGCGAGCTGCTCCTAAAGAAGAAGCAGAGGCTGCA AATAACCTGAAGCCCCCAGAAACGAAGAGGAAGATACAACACGTTACATGGCCATGA
- the C13H2orf49 gene encoding ashwin isoform X3: MAGDVGGHSCTDSELLLHPELLSQEFLLLTLEQKSITVENDVRVNKDDLTDLYVQHAIPLPQRDLPKNRWGKMMEKKREQHEIKNETKSELVCHSTQYFSKVLLLDFRSSTIDGLRKRPLIVFDGNSTSTSIKVRKTENGDNDRLKPPPQNHDLMHKKSPSGTVKSPPLSPVGTTPVKLKRAAPKEEAEAANNLKPPETKRKIQHVTWP, translated from the exons ATGGCGGGGGATGTGGGCGGACACAGCTGCACGGACTCGGAGCTGCTGCTGCACCCGGAGCTGCTGTCCCAGGagttcctcctcctcaccctggaGCAG aaGAGCATAACTGTTGAAAATGACGTAAGAGTAAACAAAGACGATCTTACTGATCTTTATGTTCAGCATGCCATACCGTTGCCTCAGAGGGATTTGCCAAAGAATAGATGGGGGAAaatgatggaaaagaaaagagaacaacatgagataaaaaatgaaacaaaaag TGAACTGGTTTGCCATTCCACACAGTATTTTTCAAAAGTGCTTCTCCTTGATTTCAGGAGTAGCACTATAGATGGATTAAGGAAAAGACCTCTCATTGTGTTTGATGGAAACTCAACAAGTACAAGCATAAAAGTAAGAAAGACAGAGAATGGAGACAATGATCGACTCAAGCCTCCCCCTCAG AACCATGACTTAATGCATAAAAAAAGTCCTTCAGGCACTGTGAAGTCGCCACCTTTGTCTCCTGTTGGAACTACTCCTGTGAAGTTAAAGCGAGCTGCTCCTAAAGAAGAAGCAGAGGCTGCA AATAACCTGAAGCCCCCAGAAACGAAGAGGAAGATACAACACGTTACATGGCCATGA
- the C13H2orf49 gene encoding ashwin isoform X2, whose translation MAGDVGGHSCTDSELLLHPELLSQEFLLLTLEQKSITVENDVRVNKDDLTDLYVQHAIPLPQRDLPKNRWGKMMEKKREQHEIKNETKRSSTIDGLRKRPLIVFDGNSTSTSIKVRKTENGDNDRLKPPPQASFTSNAFRKLSNSSSSVSPLILSSNLPTNDKSEHNNNDTKQNHDLMHKKSPSGTVKSPPLSPVGTTPVKLKRAAPKEEAEAANNLKPPETKRKIQHVTWP comes from the exons ATGGCGGGGGATGTGGGCGGACACAGCTGCACGGACTCGGAGCTGCTGCTGCACCCGGAGCTGCTGTCCCAGGagttcctcctcctcaccctggaGCAG aaGAGCATAACTGTTGAAAATGACGTAAGAGTAAACAAAGACGATCTTACTGATCTTTATGTTCAGCATGCCATACCGTTGCCTCAGAGGGATTTGCCAAAGAATAGATGGGGGAAaatgatggaaaagaaaagagaacaacatgagataaaaaatgaaacaaaaag GAGTAGCACTATAGATGGATTAAGGAAAAGACCTCTCATTGTGTTTGATGGAAACTCAACAAGTACAAGCATAAAAGTAAGAAAGACAGAGAATGGAGACAATGATCGACTCAAGCCTCCCCCTCAGGCAAGCTTTACCAGTAATGCCTTTCGAAAATTATCAAATTCCTCTTCAAGTGTTTCACCTCTAATTTTATCTTCCAATTTGCCTACGAACGATAAATCGGAACACAATAATAATGACACTAAACAGAACCATGACTTAATGCATAAAAAAAGTCCTTCAGGCACTGTGAAGTCGCCACCTTTGTCTCCTGTTGGAACTACTCCTGTGAAGTTAAAGCGAGCTGCTCCTAAAGAAGAAGCAGAGGCTGCA AATAACCTGAAGCCCCCAGAAACGAAGAGGAAGATACAACACGTTACATGGCCATGA
- the C13H2orf49 gene encoding ashwin isoform X1, with amino-acid sequence MAGDVGGHSCTDSELLLHPELLSQEFLLLTLEQKSITVENDVRVNKDDLTDLYVQHAIPLPQRDLPKNRWGKMMEKKREQHEIKNETKSELVCHSTQYFSKVLLLDFRSSTIDGLRKRPLIVFDGNSTSTSIKVRKTENGDNDRLKPPPQASFTSNAFRKLSNSSSSVSPLILSSNLPTNDKSEHNNNDTKQNHDLMHKKSPSGTVKSPPLSPVGTTPVKLKRAAPKEEAEAANNLKPPETKRKIQHVTWP; translated from the exons ATGGCGGGGGATGTGGGCGGACACAGCTGCACGGACTCGGAGCTGCTGCTGCACCCGGAGCTGCTGTCCCAGGagttcctcctcctcaccctggaGCAG aaGAGCATAACTGTTGAAAATGACGTAAGAGTAAACAAAGACGATCTTACTGATCTTTATGTTCAGCATGCCATACCGTTGCCTCAGAGGGATTTGCCAAAGAATAGATGGGGGAAaatgatggaaaagaaaagagaacaacatgagataaaaaatgaaacaaaaag TGAACTGGTTTGCCATTCCACACAGTATTTTTCAAAAGTGCTTCTCCTTGATTTCAGGAGTAGCACTATAGATGGATTAAGGAAAAGACCTCTCATTGTGTTTGATGGAAACTCAACAAGTACAAGCATAAAAGTAAGAAAGACAGAGAATGGAGACAATGATCGACTCAAGCCTCCCCCTCAGGCAAGCTTTACCAGTAATGCCTTTCGAAAATTATCAAATTCCTCTTCAAGTGTTTCACCTCTAATTTTATCTTCCAATTTGCCTACGAACGATAAATCGGAACACAATAATAATGACACTAAACAGAACCATGACTTAATGCATAAAAAAAGTCCTTCAGGCACTGTGAAGTCGCCACCTTTGTCTCCTGTTGGAACTACTCCTGTGAAGTTAAAGCGAGCTGCTCCTAAAGAAGAAGCAGAGGCTGCA AATAACCTGAAGCCCCCAGAAACGAAGAGGAAGATACAACACGTTACATGGCCATGA